The genomic interval TAAACATTCTTTTATCTAAGTTTAACTAATATCCCCATTTCACATCCTCCACCTCCCATTTCACACACATATGTGGGCAAGATCAGCAATCTTTCATCCTTATTGTTAAAGAATTAATTGAAGAATTTCTTTCCCTGAGCTAATTATACTTCAATTCTTATCTATCTATCCTGCCATTCTCAAAGTCTTTCAGCTTCCAACTAGATTTTAAGCaccttctgcttattttttaaaaaagtctccTAATATTAATTCTACTCTTTCATAATGCCAATTTCCTATCTATTGCTTTCTATGACCGTTCATGTTCTCCAACttgttttataaaaagtattttcttcttgctgcaaCCTATTACCAGActtgttgttgggtttttttatgaAGTTACATGTCTGGAAGTAGGAGTCCCATCTGAGCAGTCCCAAACATTGGCATCAGTAATGAAAATcaacatcaaaacaaaacatttgtttacCAACTGCCCAGTAATATCgagcaggggaaggcagctaaAGTATAGCAggtgaaggggggggggaggggagaggaggggaggggaggggagaaagtaTATAtctgttgtttattttcctttccttaataataatatattcaGTCTCTTCTCCATATCTTTATACATTCTACAGTCCccagaaatgcaagaaaattgAAGTTACTATGCTTATCATCATCCCAACACTAAGTCAACTTCAGTATTAACTAAAGATAATTTCTGTGCAAGAAACATGAACACTATCGTGAAACAATTCATACTTTAGAAGGTGATTTTACATTAGTCAAGACTGATTTTCTCACCTTAGCCCACatatcacttaaaaaaagaaaagataagtaTATGAAGTATTGGAACTGTCTTCACTTTTTCCAATATTATTGTTAGATACTCACTACATAAGATGCATGAAGCTACTCGCAcataaaattctaaataaaggaagaaattacaGGTGACTGTGTTGCACAGTGTGGAATGACATTTTAAGtagtttttcttcaaaataggAAAACACTTTGCAAAAGATAAAACCAGAATGAATTCAGACATATTTTCATCTACTTCTTTAAATTAGCTGCTGTTGAGGTTGAAGTAGATCTACAtagaatacaaatatatatcactaatctgaaaaaaaagtagtattacCTTATATCCTATAGTCTTACGAtaatacagaatttctttttccagaagttCAAATAATCTTGGTGGAAAAAATTGGAAATCCTGAATATTTGGTTGTTTTGGAGGTCGTGGAGCCTTCAAAAATACACAGgtatattaatattatttctgtacACTTAAACTGCCATATTTCAGCACTATTGGCAATGTATTGCTCTACAGAACACATTAGTTTTATTACAAGTATAGGGTAAGAGTAGAGGATGCaacaaggaagaggaaaagaaaaaaaataaaatctgggGGAATAAAATTCCCCAGCTTTTTACCTTTGGAACTTTTGGTTCACTAACACGCAAGGCTTCTCTAAAATAAGCATCCACTGCATAATTAGCTTTGCGTTCTCGTTTTGGAGGCTCTATCCATTCCATCATGCTCAGCTATatacaaaatggaagaaaaatacattaaaatagcAGTACACTATTGACACCTGAacagaaaggatatttttattgcaaatctTTTGCTCCACTCATCAACATGAACAGTACAACAAAACTTAAGAATAAGCTAGAAATGCAGATTACAGTACACGTTCAGACACATAAAAGAGATCATACAGCAGGAAGGGAAGGCTGTGATCTTGCAGTGTCATGGGTAGTCCCCCCACTTATGGTAACCTATGAACTTCAGGCATCTTAGTGAGGTGGTGATTCTGTCCACATAAATCCCATTGAAAGACAGGGACTTAGTCTCCAAATCCTGTAGGCTGCTATGGTGAAAAAATTACCTCTCCAAATATCACAATGAATAACTTACACAGACACTACCATATggacaaaaaaatccattagaCAGCAGTGAATTAATCTAAAACTTACTAAAGCATTTCAAGACCATGCTGTATTTAGCTGGTTTGTTTTAATAAgttatttgcaagaaaaaaaaataggtatttatatatacacacatactttATTCTCattgaatattttgtttctttaaatgtttcttcaagatttttaagaaatttggATAAAAATAGATATGGAGCAACAGTCAGCCATATAGAGAACAATCTAATCATAAAAGGTAATTGCTTTGGAGAATGTACTGCAGTTAACAAACGAGAGTTTCTACAGGCAGTAGCCTTCTACTTCTTTAGCATAACCTTTATGCTGTAACATTTTTGCCATGGTCTTTGGACTTGAGCCTCTAAAGTCAAGTCTTAAAGACTTTggtttatgaaaaaaattaccttttgtttttctctataaTCTTCACCTTCGAAGTTATACAAGCTCATTTCCGTGTCCATAGTGAAATTTCTTAAGGAGCTCTCTCCCATTTTTTGCAATCGTTCATTCATTTCAGCTGTCTAGAATGcagaaaattatatttagaaTCACACAAGATATTCAGTATTTCCTGCAAAAACAGCTTTCATCATTAAAacattctcctttccttcttctgcttCAATCTTCTACTTACATTTTCCATGTTAAATAGGAAAGAAGTCCACAGTGCTTTTCAACACTGAACAATCTGATTCTAAGACCTTCCATTAGACCAAGTTTATTATGCTGTGATGTAGCCTTATACAATTTAACATACATCCTGTACATCTCTATGATTTAACTTttgaatttaactgaaatttatgCCCAACACTTAGGAGCTGAAAGGGTAGTTCATTTTTTCACAGAGCTACCTATTTCTTATTGCAGCTCCATAAAGGCTGTTTGTCTATTAGAACTGCTGGCATAAAATTCATATCTTTCTAAAAGCCTATCCCATGAAATAAACAATGTTGAAGATAACGTGCCCGTTTTTTCCACAGTTTGAACTACTGAAAGTTATCACAATTCACTTCTTTCACTCCTTAAGCTTTCAtagcctttaaaatatttaccaacagtaaaatatttaccaGCAGTTGGGTGTAAGCAAACAGATTTACCAAATTATCAGATTTAATTATTCTTGCCCTCCACTTCTTTTCTagcatacaaaatatttatttatatatatatatatatatatatatatataaaaatatgatgtatatttcaaatttaatacAGAATTGTTCTCTCACCTTCTTTTCACCTCTTTCCAGAATAGTGGTTATATCTTCTTCTGTCAGCTCACTGTCTTTTGAAGCAAAGACATGTGTGGCTCCATGTCGGATCATTTGCAACATTTCATCCTTTGCCAGTTTGTTAGACTGTTGGTCTATGAGCCTTCctaaaattagaagaaatatgTTGAAATCTGTAATATAAAAATTCTAGCAGGCCCATGCAaatagtggatttttttcagttcactgGCAGcggaagaaagaaaaaagacagaaccatgtagaaaaaaaactaaatttcaCTTGTGCTGAACGTAAATAGAAATTGGGGAGATATGGGGATCTTTGCAGGGGAGACTAACTTTGTATCAAGCCAAAACAAAGATTCTGTTTCACTTTCAGATAATTCAGATTTTATGTTTTAGATCTTATTCTTGTAAAtttagctgatttttttaaacaagaaatttattttgacaCAAGAAACAACCAAGTATTCTGGAATAAACATTAAGAAGCTCTTCATTAAGAAAATGAACACCTAATTCTGCTGATTTCAAATCAAATCTCTGAATACTTTCACTTTGCccaaaattatcatttttccccccaacGTTTCACTCATCCTGTCTCATCTCTTCACAGACCATTTTGAACACCATCCTTTCAGTAACCCATCCCACTGGAAACGCAAACTGTTATGTCATTCACAACTTGCACAGATCTCAGCTTGAAAATCTTAGCTTTTAATAAATTATCTTCAAAAGGCTTCGGAACAAAGCAACATTGCAGTTTTAATTTTCGTTAAATTACAGTACAATAAGAACCACTTCTATATAACTGTTTTTAACTGTCCTAGAACACACtgctactatttttttcaaatgtaacaCAAAAATCAGTTGATACCTATttaacagtaatttattttcctcatttagaTTCTTAACAGGAATCTATGCCAACATCCCTAATTTAGGAGAACTCAcactttcaaatgaaattttatctCTATAAATGAATGATTTCTACGTGACACTTTTTAGATATATTTAGTGTACCGCTATTATACACAAGGTGTGCTCTGAGGCAGAGTATTTACAGTAGTAAATAACCACTGTACTTCTGTAGTTATTTAACCCGTGCTCTAAGGGACTGAACCAAATTCTGTTGCAGACAAAAACATATATCAGTTAATACCTTGTTGTATAACTATAGAGTCCAgtctcagttttatttcagctctttctACAATCCTCTCTTCAACAGTATTATCAGTGATTAGTCGGAACACCCGTACTGGTTTCTTTTGACCAATACGATGCGCACGATCCTAGCAAACATAAATCAACGAGTATTCAGTAATAAAATCTCACAGATTAGACAGTTAACTTGCTATATAGCAGAAACATCAGACAAACCAGCAAAAATTTCTTGGTTCCTTGCTTATTCAACAGTACACAATAAATGTAAAACCAGTATAGTAATACATGCTTATACCTGGACAGATGCATCTTTTAAATTTGGGATAGTTATTGCAATAAACTTATCTACCTCACTGTAAACAAAGGTAACCGAAGGCCAGTCTACAATGCAAGTGGGAACTGGAGTAAcagcatatatacatacactctgtgtgtgtgtgtgtgtacataatatacatatatatgtataagatttttatattatatatacatacatatatttatatgcatattataatatatagttatatattatgtgtatatatttatatatatatgcatgtatgtgtatgtgtgtatatatatgtatttatgtgcatgtgtgtatatatatatttatatatgtgtatgtgtgtgtgtacatatatatgtgtacatatatatgtaacaCACACTCTTGTAGTGCATTCAAACTAATTCTCTCACATGACAAAAAGTATTGAAACTTTGGCAGCCCTAACTTCAGAATATTAATTCCATGGGAAAAGTCCATGTGAGCATGGCTTCAATACTGTAGGTGTCCCAAGACAGCTGCGTTAAAACATCAGTATGCAGCTCACACCTTACAGTTACAGCACAGAGCAAATAGTGACTAGTCAATCTGATGACTAACATGCTGCACCTGTTTGTATCAAAACCTGTGGTTATTCACTCtgaaaaacatgaataaaaatattttgtcctctaaagaaagagaaacagagaaataaaaaaaaaaaaaagagtaagtaaTTGGTCAGTAAGCTGTTCGAGTTGTTGGTACCAGGTTTTTCTGGTTAGCCTCTGAACATGAGTTATTAACTCTTTTACTCTCTTGCATAATATTCATTTAATACTTTCATTTAACACTTTCCTTCCTTAAAAGCTTATTAGACCTTACAGATCATGCTCATTAATTCTCAGGAATTCAATCTACTGTTGCTGGCCAGCGTGCATTTCAAAGGAAGGAGGCAGGTTATTAGATagtagaaggaagaagaggaagggggaaaaaaaaaggaaaaaaaaaaaacacaaaatacacaacaacagaaaaaaaaaactcaatcaTCCAAGAAGCATCACAGCATTTTTATTCCACATGAAACAAATTATAGACTTTGATTTTAGAAATTATTCAATACTCCAAAAGAGAAGACTTAAGCAAGCTTAACCCAAAGTTAAGGATTTATTTTCCCTAGCTTTACCATCCAGGAGAAACTGTAGAAACTATGCAGGTTGCACAAGCATAAGCTTTACAAAAcaacaggaaagcagcaaaacatAATGCTTCATGCTTTTAATTCAATCCAATTATTCTGTGAACAGCCTTCCTTTATTCATTTACTGTTATATACTGGAAAGACAAAATTAAGAACAATTCTATGGATAAACAATATTGTCACAGTATGTTGATAGAAGTATTCTTAttgagttttgaaaataattagaCAAAAAATATACACAGGAAGAAATCCGCAgtttcttccatatttttttaTGCCATTTCATTCAATCCCTTGATTTGTTGGTATCAAATACAAAAGgtaaaggaaaataacagaagtACTGGGAATACTTAAACAAAATTGAATAATGATAACTTTAATGAACATGTAAGGGTTTTAGCTCACCATGGCTTGCAGATCTACTTGAGGGTTCCAGTCCGAATCATAGAGAATAACTACATCAGCAGTTGCCAAATTAATTCCTAGACCTCCAGCTCTGGTACTAagcatgaaaatgaatttactgCTGTTGGGAGCATTAAAGGTGTCTATCGCttcctaaaaaataataataaataaatttttaaaggtCTCATTAAAGTATCAGAGTTTTTTCAAACAAGTTTCCAATATACTGGTGACTTTACAAGGATTTTTCATACCAGAAACAACTCTAGGTTTGCACATGCAAAACAAATCCACTCGAAGGAGACAAATATTAAGTTCTTCAGTTAGTTGGGGAACAAATGAAACCTACTTTACTACAACCTTTGGTTCAGGAAAAACATACAtcctttgctgtctttttatACTGTagtattttcactttgttttaaaaagctacaTAGCTACTCATATACATATCTAAACAGCAACAGCTTCATCATCTGatacataaaaaagaaatttgtttcttttttatgcagctctctcacctctctttcttcaTGTGGGGTCTGTCCATCAAGTCGGCAGTACTCATATCCACGCCACATGCAATAATCTTCCAGAATATCCAATAAACGAGTCATCTGACTAAAAAGGAGAACTCGGGAACCTGATAGAACAACACAGAAGATAAGATCTTGTTGCTGCTTTCATGCTTTACATTAATCTTACTACAGAGCTTACTATAGAGTATGAACTCACATGAAATATACTGTACTATCTGACTATGCGTAACttactcaaaaaaaatctttctttctttttcagctatttttctaACATCGATTTAACATCTATTCAGGATGGGTTATTTGACAATTTTTACAGAAGAAttacacaactgaaaaaagaaaagttaaaaatatggTAAGATAAGTAGCTGGTAACTGATGTGCACGGGGAAACTATTCCTCTTATCAAAAATGGTCTTGAAGATGGTAGTAGGGagattcttctcttcctttccccatATTATCAGTCTTCCTTACCATTCCTGTAAGACTTCCTTCCCttcatgcattaaaaaaaggctGCAGAAAAATGGTTGCGAACAAAAACTCCACTGAAAGTAATGAATGCATACACTGGAGGAAAGACAAGAATGAACCTATTTAAGTTTTATagtatatttttacttctgatgGCTATTCTGATCAATATCGTTCATAGATGGTACTTACCCTGTTCTCTGAGTTTTGCTAGCAGTTTATCCAAAACTAACATTTTACCACTGTTAGTGATGAGATGTGTGTCAGTGGTATAAGGAGGGCCAGGCTCAGCACCATCAAATAGGTATGGATGGTTACAGCATTTTCGCAACTGCATCAGAATATTCAGCAAACGCATCTTATCCATTTTCCCAGCTGAATTTAGGATATCAATATCTTTCATCAGGATCCTTGTATACCTGAAGTTTTATGGACAATTTTGAGAAATTCtacatttctttcaatatttaaaacatgaaagaatCCCTGAAACatctaaattacattttccagaagcagaagattgttttgtttaaacGACTACTGAGATACATTATTATaaaatttgggaaaaataatgataataagGATTTATAAATTCATATCTAAATTGAAAGGCAATCTGTCAGTGAATGACACTAATCTGTCATTTACTAGGTTTTCTTACACTTCTATTCTAGGATTATGGAGTGGATTAAAATTATCTCAGATTTGACCAAAGCTGCTACACTGACCTGGCTCTGCGATCTGCATAAAGAAATAGACGAAAAAGCCCTTTTCTCACTTCTCTTCTGGGTACATGGCAGCTCAgggttttattttacttttaactgAGACTTCTACTGGTGCATACCTACTTGTGTCAAAGAATGTGATTTATTAGGTATACATTCTTTCAAATAAActtaaggaaaggaaacaagaaaaattctttttttccatcttccacCCATCCCTTTTCATTACAGTTCCTGAGCTCTTTAACTAGCACATTTAAcaatggggggaaaaaaggggagggggggaaataagaagaaaaaactaGCATCTGCCCCAAAGACAACACTAAGTATGCTTTTCTAGCTGACTGTCTTCCGGACACGCAACgacaagaaaaaatagcaatttaatATGAAGAACTGTTCTGCTCTTTATCAGAAAAGAATCTTACTTTAAGGTAAGTAACTCACCATTCCCTCTGCATTTTGCTAAGTCCAAGGTAAATCTTTACTTCCTTCTTAGGAGGCAAACTCTTTTCTACTTCAGCTTTTATGCGACGCAATAAAAATGGCTTCAAAACCTACACAAATTAGAGTTTTTCCACAGATAGGTTTAGAATATGGATCACCTCAAATACAATAGTAACAGGTTCAATTATGTAATACTTATTCTATCAAAAGTAAGCAATTGTTATTGCTCTCATGGTGACCCCCTCAGAACAATTCTGCTGCAGtctaaaaaatgaagttttccattctttctaATAGGCTACTAATTCAACATATGAAATACATAACATTTTTGCCGTATTCTTCCTAGTTGTAGTTCTAAGCAAGGATTAACATCACAAATTTATAAAtcaatttattctcttttattaaAAGCTTGATATTGTTTCAGCTAGCAATGTATGCAAAATATACCaacacttcaaaaattaaaaaaatgtatgtttgcactcttcaaatttcagttttattactATATGATGAAAAATGCCTCTCCCATTTTACTCACAGTAAAACAAAGGTAAGCACATGTTTTTATTCAGGCTAGCATTAACGTATTAATATAGTATTCAGGATAATAAATGGTTTCAAAAATCCCtcaaatttcttcattttaataaatagatttttgtcCACCTCAAACAGCAACGTTACAAAAAGTAGCATCAGCAGAGTAATTTCTGGTATTTTACTCAAAAATTCTGCCAAGTACCTCTATAACAAAACACATTCATGTTCCTTTTCTCAATTTTGCCTGACATGAAGTAAGGAGGAAacaatctgtttttatttttacatcatGTACACTAACAACAATGTACGATTGTAGCTTTAACTACTTACAGCATGAAGTCTTTCTACAAGTTTCTGATCACCGAGACAATTTTTAGTGTCAAACCATGAGTCAAAATCCTGTGGGGGGGAAAAAGCACAACTAGAATGAATAGTTTATCATGTCTAACAGATATATAGGGACTCTCATTCACTCCAGCAGATATTGACATAAATCTTAAGATGTATGACTTgtatcagtgaaagaaaaatcaggccACAATTCTATGTCAGCTGCACAGCATGTAAGAACACTTAAGTCAACTAAATAACTCCACTGACAAAATACAGTTATACTGCTACTCTGTTCCAATTATGACGATGTTTCATGTTCATCACCGGAGCATCTCACTTCTTACCTTAGTACTCGCACGATGATAGGACAAGAGGGTACAAAAAATAGAATCCATAAGAAGTGAAATGGAAAACACAGTAGAAAGAATGGGAGCAATACCAGGACAGCAAGAACATaacagcaaaaagagaaagatgactcaaaggaggaggaaatccTAAATGAAAAAAGGCTTACACCTATTTGGATGCTCCATATTCTtcattttgcattgttttcccAAATTTTGCTCCACTTTGCATaattcttcaaatatataaagTACTACAGTTGTCATTACTGGCCTGAGGCCTTATCTTCACTAACATAATGTGTTATTTTAACTAGACAAAGCAATAAAACTGTCTAGTTAGGTAAGCCAAGGAGCTTCTACTGAAATCAGATCTTCCACATCATGTCTCTAACTAGCTGGTCAttcttctcctctgcagaaaGGGTCCTGGGTATCAAAATGACAAGATTTTACTTTCAAACCTCAACTTACATCTGCAGAATTGAAGACATCGGGTAAAAGAAAATTGAGTAATGCCCACAGCTCATGGAGGTTATTCTGCAAAGGAGTTCCTGTAAGCAGCAATCGATTCGTTGTCTTGAACTCCCGGACAATCTCTGATAGCTGAAAACATAACAAATAGTTATCGTCATCATCATATACTGCTTAAATATAATGAGCCTTCATCAGTTTCTGAACCTGAAACCATATTAACTGCATTTCAAGACAGTGAGCTACCTGTGACATCTACACTTACCACTCAATAGCTTACTGctagcttttaaaacattttgaccTATCTGAAATACCTAACACTTAGAATTATTTATTTCGAAAATACATGGACACAAAAGATTCTAACCaattttaacagattttgaGTTTACCTTGGACTTCTCATTCTTTATTCTGTGAGCTTCATCAATTACCAGGTATCTCCAGTTAAATTTTTTGAAGACAGATTTCTCCTTAATGACCATTTCATATGACGTAACACAAACATCCCATTCTCCAGGCATCATAACATCACGGATAAAAGCTGCCTAAAGAAAACAATTGAATCAATTAAGGACTATTtacaaaaaagaacaacttaTTTGGAATTCAGTGAAACATATTTGCCAACATCTCTTATGTACTGTCCTATCACTTTAAAGTCTGAAACGTCTTTTATATAACTAAGTTAATTCAAGAAGTCTTCAATCCTTTGCACTTTAGGCACAAACAGATCATCAGTtgtcattaaaaacaaagagaaaagacaaaaatttttCCTATTCATCAAAACAAGTATCTGTTCTTCAGCATAAGTTTTCTATAAGTTGTTCTTTATCTTCTTGCATCTGCTTGTCTAACAACTACTTAAGTGATACACATCTATTACACtcatttaaagcatttaaatatggTACAAAATTACAGATATAAAATCCCTCTAAACTATCCAGTCCAAGAGATACAAAATCCACAAAAGAGTGTTTCAGAATAGTTCACCTAGTCTACTCTcacctcctctccttcctgaagCCCTCTCTCCTGACTCATCTCTGTTTTGTTATGGATATATAAACCTAATCATATGAAAGAACATCGCCCCAAGAAAAGGTCGTAACATGCAGGTCTTCAAGAACTTATTTAGAAGGTTGCATAGCCCACTAGCTAAAAGGTCAAACACAAATGTTCTAGTTCTCCTCCTCAAAGAACTAGTTAATAACAAAGTGATCTCTACAACACTGTACTATGCACTGATTTATTAACACAAACATAAGCTCAGAGGTTTTTAGTCATTACAGAAGACAAAGAGATAAGGAGAAAACcaggaaatgagaaattatGACAATACATACATaatattctgaaagcaaagaaaatacaaggtACATGCTTCCCCTTCAACACAATCTTAATTTCATCCCATGGAACTAGCAATAAACACTAGATGTGATTCAGCAACTGTGGTACAGATTATCAAGATTCAAATCATTAATTATTTGCAAAGAATGTTTTGATCAAATGCAAGAATATAGCACTGGAAGGAACTATTTGAATCACTAACAGAATAGTTCCTCACAGTGACAGGCAACCTTACAAAACATGTTAGGTACTACAAGATTCATAGGAACATCCAGCTTGCTCTTCAAGTCACAAAATATCCAACATCTAATTTAAAGCCTTCAGTATGAAAGATGAAAAGCCTCAAGAGTTATAAGAAAACCCTAGTTACAAGGCCATGGATGGATGGGAGATACAAGTAAAGAACGTGAGCAGTCAtctaagaaaggaagaaaagaatgaaagggCAAAGAAGCAACAAAGTGaatgcaataaaagaaaatggataatCACTGtcaaaatgcaaacataaatgagatcaatattaaaaaaataggtgTAAAAGTCAAAGTC from Rhea pennata isolate bPtePen1 chromosome 11, bPtePen1.pri, whole genome shotgun sequence carries:
- the SMARCA1 gene encoding probable global transcription activator SNF2L1 — its product is MDAGPGSAARSDGEAPSTSAAAAASAQEPAAEEKNDPPFQLKLPPKAARPEKEIDPEYEEKMKADRAKRFEFLLKQTELFAHFIQPAAQKSPTSPLKVKLGRPRIKKDEKQSLISAGDYRHRRTEQEEDEELLSESRKTSNVCIRFEESPSYVKGGTLRDYQVRGLNWMISLYENGVNGILADEMGLGKTLQTIALLGYLKHYRNIPGPHMVLVPKSTLHNWMNEFKRWVPSLRAVCLIGDKDARAAFIRDVMMPGEWDVCVTSYEMVIKEKSVFKKFNWRYLVIDEAHRIKNEKSKLSEIVREFKTTNRLLLTGTPLQNNLHELWALLNFLLPDVFNSADDFDSWFDTKNCLGDQKLVERLHAVLKPFLLRRIKAEVEKSLPPKKEVKIYLGLSKMQREWYTRILMKDIDILNSAGKMDKMRLLNILMQLRKCCNHPYLFDGAEPGPPYTTDTHLITNSGKMLVLDKLLAKLREQGSRVLLFSQMTRLLDILEDYCMWRGYEYCRLDGQTPHEEREEAIDTFNAPNSSKFIFMLSTRAGGLGINLATADVVILYDSDWNPQVDLQAMDRAHRIGQKKPVRVFRLITDNTVEERIVERAEIKLRLDSIVIQQGRLIDQQSNKLAKDEMLQMIRHGATHVFASKDSELTEEDITTILERGEKKTAEMNERLQKMGESSLRNFTMDTEMSLYNFEGEDYREKQKLSMMEWIEPPKRERKANYAVDAYFREALRVSEPKVPKAPRPPKQPNIQDFQFFPPRLFELLEKEILYYRKTIGYKVPRNPDLPNAAQVQKEEQKKIDESMPLTPEETEEKEKLLTQGFTNWNKRDFNQFIKANEKYGRDDIDNIAREVEGKSPEEVIEYSAVFWERCNELQDIERIMAQIERGEARIQRRISIKKALDAKIARYKAPFHQLRIQYGTNKGKNYTEEEDRFLICMLHKMGFDKENVYEELRQCVRNAPQFRFDWFIKSRTAMEFQRRCNTLISLIEKENMEIEEKERAEKKKRGAKVPASQKRKADLATENSGKKDAKKVKS